The following proteins are co-located in the Streptomyces bottropensis ATCC 25435 genome:
- a CDS encoding sugar ABC transporter substrate-binding protein, which produces MKLARPRSTAAVLAIMALATACNRETTDSSSGDEPTIGIDLPRADSDFWNSYGHYLKKDIRSPDVDALPVSNSQNDVSRLVANVQLFQNMGAEAIIMAPQDSGAIASTLDTLSAAKVPVISVDTRPDKGDVYMVVRADNRAYGTKACEFLGEQLSGKGKVAEFQGALDSINGRDRSAAFAQCMKEKYPKIKVFELPTEWKGDVASAKLQSLLAQHPDLNGIYMQAGGVFLQPTLALLEQKGLLKPAGNKGHITIVSNDGIPQELDAIRDGYIDATVSQPADLYAKYAMYYAKAAAKGRTFKPGPTDHHSTIVKIPNGLEDQLPARLVTWDNADDKSLWGNSLPR; this is translated from the coding sequence ATGAAGCTCGCTCGCCCCCGCTCCACCGCCGCCGTACTAGCGATCATGGCGCTCGCCACCGCATGCAACCGCGAGACCACGGACTCCTCGAGCGGCGACGAGCCCACCATCGGCATCGACCTGCCTCGCGCCGACTCCGACTTCTGGAACTCCTACGGGCATTACCTGAAGAAGGACATCAGATCCCCGGACGTCGACGCCCTGCCGGTCAGCAACTCACAGAACGACGTCAGCAGGCTCGTCGCCAATGTCCAGTTGTTCCAGAACATGGGCGCCGAGGCCATCATCATGGCGCCCCAGGACTCCGGCGCCATCGCCTCCACCCTGGACACGCTGTCGGCTGCGAAGGTCCCGGTGATCAGTGTCGACACCCGGCCCGACAAGGGCGACGTCTACATGGTGGTGCGCGCCGACAACCGGGCGTACGGTACCAAGGCGTGCGAGTTCCTCGGCGAGCAACTGAGTGGCAAGGGCAAGGTCGCCGAGTTCCAGGGCGCCCTGGACTCCATCAACGGACGCGACCGCTCGGCGGCGTTCGCGCAGTGCATGAAGGAGAAGTACCCGAAGATCAAGGTCTTCGAGCTGCCCACCGAGTGGAAGGGCGACGTCGCCTCCGCCAAGCTCCAGTCGCTACTCGCCCAGCACCCCGACCTGAACGGCATCTACATGCAGGCCGGCGGCGTCTTCCTGCAGCCCACCCTGGCGCTCCTCGAGCAGAAGGGCTTGCTCAAGCCTGCGGGCAATAAGGGCCACATCACCATCGTCTCCAACGACGGCATCCCGCAAGAACTCGACGCCATCCGCGACGGGTACATCGACGCGACCGTCTCCCAGCCCGCCGATCTGTACGCCAAGTACGCGATGTACTACGCGAAGGCCGCAGCGAAGGGCAGGACCTTCAAGCCGGGTCCGACCGACCACCACTCGACCATCGTGAAGATCCCCAACGGTCTGGAGGACCAGCTGCCCGCTCGGCTGGT